In Candidatus Rokuibacteriota bacterium, a genomic segment contains:
- a CDS encoding zf-HC2 domain-containing protein translates to MNCHETRERLSDLLDLALAVPERAEVGAHLDGCPDCRRELDRLRATVSLLSRVERPRAPVGFVDRVMAADHPVPWYRRLGRRLFLPLNIKLPVQAAAMLVIAVLGVYLLQRTPEWRDAARPELQSPASRSEPSGTTPAAPTSPPAPSQKDLKAGKVDSGNLSEPAPQAARETENAVRDGRRLDSPQSSPPSTQEFKQDPKKEADADRLQKAGAPTSQAAPAPQVAASSAPAPAAPPAESWAKSRDAAEGQSGALAPAPPAMSAKRQSAMSGVLGRLNVKSRPAAVRGLADLLVRLGGSETGRRQELGATVVEVLVPEARYADFVRGLTTLGAWTPEGQPAALPTDPPQIRLSIRISE, encoded by the coding sequence ATGAACTGCCACGAGACGCGAGAGCGGCTGTCCGACTTGCTCGACCTGGCCCTGGCCGTGCCCGAGCGCGCCGAGGTTGGAGCCCACCTCGACGGCTGCCCGGACTGCCGCCGGGAGCTCGACCGGCTGCGGGCGACGGTCTCGCTCCTCTCGCGCGTCGAGCGTCCACGGGCGCCGGTGGGCTTCGTCGACCGCGTGATGGCCGCGGACCATCCCGTCCCCTGGTATCGCAGGCTCGGGCGCCGGCTCTTCCTGCCGCTGAACATCAAGCTGCCTGTCCAGGCCGCGGCCATGCTCGTCATCGCCGTCCTCGGCGTCTATCTTCTTCAGCGCACTCCCGAGTGGAGGGACGCTGCGCGGCCCGAGCTCCAATCGCCCGCATCTCGGTCGGAACCTTCCGGCACAACGCCGGCCGCGCCGACTTCGCCGCCCGCCCCGAGCCAGAAGGATTTGAAGGCGGGCAAGGTCGATTCGGGGAATTTGTCCGAGCCCGCGCCCCAGGCCGCCCGCGAGACCGAAAATGCCGTGCGCGACGGGAGGCGGCTCGACTCTCCGCAGTCCTCCCCTCCCTCAACGCAGGAGTTCAAGCAGGACCCCAAGAAGGAAGCCGACGCCGACCGTCTCCAGAAGGCGGGCGCCCCCACCTCCCAGGCCGCGCCCGCTCCCCAGGTCGCGGCATCCAGCGCTCCCGCTCCCGCCGCGCCTCCCGCTGAATCGTGGGCGAAGAGTCGGGACGCGGCCGAGGGACAGTCCGGGGCGCTCGCCCCGGCGCCGCCGGCGATGTCGGCCAAGCGCCAGTCGGCCATGTCCGGCGTGCTTGGCCGTCTCAACGTCAAGAGCCGCCCGGCGGCCGTGCGGGGCCTGGCTGATCTCCTCGTTCGCCTCGGGGGCAGCGAGACCGGGCGCCGCCAGGAGCTGGGGGCGACGGTGGTCGAAGTCCTGGTCCCGGAAGCCCGCTACGCCGACTTCGTCCGCGGCCTCACGACACTCGGAGCCTGGACCCCTGAGGGCCAGCCGGCGGCCCTGCCCACCGACCCTCCGCAGATCCGCCTCAGCATCCGCATCTCCGAGTAG
- a CDS encoding uroporphyrinogen decarboxylase family protein: MTKGERVRAALARRPVDRPPVAFWRHVPEVDHTSAGLAEAMLAFQRKWDLDFIKIMSSGVYCVEDWGCRVAYRGSPNGAKTCTQHAIREVSDWAKLKALDPGQGALGRELEALRLILADRSDDVPVLHTVFAPLTIARKLAGDRLLGDLRDHPDAVMAALDTITETVIRYVAAVAQVGADGIFYASQDASRDVLDEGEHARFSMPYSWRMLESLNGSTLFTMLHLHGEHIYFDRKATLPVAAVNWHDRLTAPSLGDALRRFSGAVAGGLNEKETLLEGPASAVAAEVADAIGQTGGIGVIIAPGCVLPLAAPDEYLDAAVRAVKGAGA, encoded by the coding sequence ATGACCAAGGGAGAGCGAGTCCGGGCAGCGCTTGCCCGGCGGCCGGTGGACCGGCCGCCGGTGGCGTTCTGGCGGCATGTCCCCGAGGTCGACCATACCTCGGCGGGCCTCGCCGAGGCCATGCTCGCCTTCCAGCGCAAGTGGGACCTAGACTTCATCAAGATCATGTCGAGCGGCGTCTACTGCGTCGAGGACTGGGGGTGCAGGGTCGCGTACCGGGGATCCCCCAACGGCGCAAAGACGTGCACGCAGCACGCTATCCGGGAGGTCTCGGACTGGGCGAAGCTCAAGGCTCTCGACCCGGGGCAGGGGGCGCTCGGGCGTGAGCTCGAGGCGCTCCGGCTCATCCTCGCAGACAGGAGCGACGACGTCCCGGTGCTGCACACCGTGTTCGCCCCCCTCACCATCGCGCGCAAGCTGGCGGGCGACCGGCTGCTCGGCGACCTCAGAGATCATCCGGACGCCGTCATGGCCGCGCTCGATACCATCACGGAGACGGTCATCCGCTACGTCGCCGCCGTGGCGCAGGTCGGGGCCGACGGCATCTTCTACGCCTCGCAGGACGCCAGCCGCGACGTGCTGGACGAGGGCGAGCACGCGAGGTTCAGCATGCCGTACTCCTGGCGGATGCTCGAGAGCCTGAACGGCAGCACCCTCTTCACGATGCTCCACCTCCACGGCGAGCACATCTACTTCGACCGGAAGGCGACCTTGCCGGTGGCGGCCGTGAACTGGCACGACAGGCTGACCGCGCCGTCGCTCGGCGATGCGCTCAGGCGCTTCAGTGGGGCGGTGGCCGGCGGGCTCAACGAGAAGGAGACGCTGCTCGAGGGCCCGGCCTCGGCCGTGGCGGCCGAAGTCGCCGACGCCATTGGGCAGACCGGGGGCATAGGGGTCATCATCGCGCCGGGCTGCGTGCTGCCGCTCGCCGCTCCCGATGAATACCTCGACGCGGCGGTGCGGGCGGTCAAAGGAGCCGGGGCGTGA
- a CDS encoding ABC transporter substrate-binding protein yields the protein MRLRLAACAAAAMLILLPGGGGAQPQGELRVAIPWTPENLDPTMNLSSIRAMVGVSIFDSLVGRDADNRIVPQLAESWRLVDDTTWQLKLRRGVVFHDGESFNAEAVRFTFQRVLDPEQKSPNRANMAEIARVDVIDDYTVNLVTRQPYAPLINRLLDFPMVPPKYTAEKGNQGMALKPVGTGPYRFVELVKDDRLVVEAFDRHWRGAPKIRRVIYKPIPEPFTRAAALRNNEVDLITTVPPSLARELERVGGLRVQRVPSSWIIYLGLNAFKKPLSDVRVRQALNYATDVDAIVKNVLEGSGRRLEGPLTPQMFGYDASVKGYVHDPARARKLLAEAGYPDGLEITLESPAGRYQGDKEIAEALGGQWQKAGFKPKVQVAEWGAYFKRYLGKQFQDAYLLGLGGPMQDGDELYNLVSSKGRGLYYKNERVDALFDLGRGTMDAAKRRQVYRDLARAMVEDATWVFLLQQVDIYASRDRVSWTPRSDQWMPLHEAALR from the coding sequence GTGAGGCTCCGCCTGGCGGCATGCGCCGCGGCGGCGATGCTCATCCTGCTCCCGGGCGGCGGGGGAGCCCAGCCCCAGGGCGAGCTCCGCGTCGCCATCCCGTGGACGCCCGAGAACCTCGACCCGACCATGAACCTCTCGTCCATCCGGGCGATGGTCGGCGTCAGCATCTTCGATTCGCTGGTCGGGCGCGACGCGGACAACCGCATCGTGCCCCAGCTGGCCGAGTCGTGGCGGCTCGTCGATGACACGACGTGGCAGCTCAAGCTCAGGCGCGGCGTCGTGTTCCACGACGGCGAGTCCTTCAACGCCGAGGCGGTGCGGTTCACCTTCCAGCGGGTGCTCGATCCGGAGCAGAAGTCGCCCAACCGCGCCAACATGGCCGAGATCGCGCGGGTGGACGTCATCGACGACTACACGGTGAACCTCGTCACCCGCCAGCCGTACGCGCCGCTCATCAACCGGCTGCTGGACTTTCCCATGGTGCCGCCGAAGTACACCGCCGAGAAGGGCAACCAGGGCATGGCGCTCAAGCCCGTCGGCACGGGGCCCTACCGCTTCGTCGAGCTTGTCAAGGACGACCGTCTGGTCGTCGAGGCCTTCGACCGCCACTGGCGGGGAGCACCCAAGATCAGGAGGGTCATCTACAAGCCCATCCCCGAGCCCTTCACGCGGGCGGCGGCGCTCCGAAACAACGAGGTCGACCTCATCACGACGGTCCCGCCGAGCCTCGCGCGCGAGCTGGAGCGTGTCGGTGGCCTCCGCGTTCAGCGCGTGCCCAGCAGCTGGATCATCTACCTGGGGCTCAATGCTTTCAAGAAGCCGCTGTCCGACGTGCGGGTCCGCCAGGCGCTCAACTACGCGACGGACGTCGACGCCATCGTCAAGAACGTGCTCGAGGGCAGCGGCCGAAGGCTCGAGGGGCCGCTCACGCCGCAGATGTTCGGATACGACGCGAGCGTCAAGGGTTATGTGCATGACCCGGCGCGGGCGCGGAAGCTTCTCGCCGAGGCAGGCTATCCAGACGGCCTGGAAATCACGCTCGAGTCGCCCGCGGGGCGCTACCAGGGCGACAAGGAAATAGCCGAGGCCCTTGGGGGACAGTGGCAGAAGGCCGGGTTCAAGCCCAAGGTGCAGGTGGCCGAGTGGGGCGCCTACTTCAAGCGTTATCTCGGCAAGCAGTTCCAGGACGCCTACCTCCTGGGTCTCGGTGGGCCGATGCAGGACGGCGACGAGCTCTATAATCTAGTTTCGTCCAAGGGCCGCGGCCTCTACTACAAGAACGAGCGCGTCGATGCCCTCTTCGACCTTGGGCGCGGCACCATGGACGCGGCCAAGCGACGCCAGGTCTACCGCGACCTGGCTCGCGCCATGGTCGAAGACGCGACCTGGGTCTTCCTGCTCCAGCAGGTGGACATCTACGCGAGCCGCGACCGCGTGAGCTGGACCCCGCGGTCGGATCAGTGGATGCCACTGCACGAGGCGGCGCTCCGGTGA
- a CDS encoding response regulator, translating into MRILVVEDEPVVAEVLADAIRAAGYEALVALDGSEALDVLAATPVDGVFMDLVMPGLSGLTVLAQIRSRHPLLPVVVISGHAASGAAAKAKELGAVAVLEKPTGLAQLTEILSKLRSAY; encoded by the coding sequence ATGAGAATCCTGGTGGTGGAAGACGAGCCTGTGGTGGCCGAGGTCCTGGCCGACGCCATCAGAGCGGCGGGGTACGAGGCCCTGGTGGCCCTCGACGGCTCCGAGGCTCTGGATGTCCTCGCGGCCACACCGGTGGACGGCGTCTTCATGGACCTCGTCATGCCGGGTCTCAGTGGCCTCACCGTGCTGGCTCAGATCCGCAGCCGTCATCCGCTCCTCCCGGTCGTCGTCATTAGCGGCCACGCGGCCTCTGGGGCCGCCGCGAAGGCCAAGGAACTTGGCGCCGTTGCAGTTCTCGAAAAACCGACCGGCCTGGCACAACTGACCGAAATCCTGTCCAAGCTTCGGTCTGCCTACTGA
- a CDS encoding sigma-70 family RNA polymerase sigma factor, with amino-acid sequence MREGDAADAPEFLDRLRAADARAFEELVASHQHRVFGVALRMLSGAAEAEEVAQEAFLRAHRSLGEFRGDAKLSTWLYTIVSRLCLNRLASGDRRAVRHGEEILLRVADEGGGPEVQAERGELEEALHRAIAELPEERRVVIVLRDLEGLSYEEIALALGLELGTVRSRLHRARMDLKEKLERFLP; translated from the coding sequence GTGCGGGAAGGAGATGCCGCCGATGCCCCGGAATTCCTCGACAGGCTGCGGGCGGCCGACGCGCGGGCCTTCGAAGAGCTCGTCGCCTCCCACCAGCATCGCGTGTTCGGCGTGGCCCTGCGCATGCTCAGCGGCGCGGCCGAAGCCGAAGAGGTGGCGCAGGAAGCCTTCCTGCGCGCGCACCGGAGCCTTGGCGAATTCCGCGGGGATGCCAAGCTCTCCACGTGGCTCTACACCATCGTCTCCCGACTCTGCCTCAACCGGCTGGCGTCGGGAGATCGCAGGGCGGTCCGTCACGGCGAAGAGATCCTGCTTCGGGTGGCCGATGAAGGCGGCGGACCCGAGGTCCAGGCGGAGCGCGGCGAGCTCGAGGAAGCGCTCCACCGCGCCATCGCGGAGCTGCCCGAGGAGCGCCGGGTCGTGATCGTCCTGAGAGACCTCGAAGGTCTCTCCTACGAGGAGATCGCCCTGGCGCTCGGTCTCGAGCTGGGCACGGTACGGTCGCGGCTTCACCGGGCGCGCATGGACCTCAAGGAGAAGTTGGAGCGGTTCCTGCCATGA
- a CDS encoding DUF4139 domain-containing protein, translated as MTKRLIALTLVVALWSAQLVAAAPQAITRDDQKDLMVTIYNGNLGLVKDTREVRFDAGMLEVQFADVAAQIDPTSVHLKSLTDPSGLKILGQNYEYDLLTSGKLMEKYVGKKVRLYQSNGSYQEATLLSTNGPVYEINGQIHMSHYGQVVLPALPENLVSKPTLVWLLRNTKAAAQRVEASYLTGGINWKADYVMVINAADNKSDLTGWVTIDNKSGATYSNAALKLVAGDINRAKDRRQEGRMMDMAAKAASSVAAERDFKSEGFFEYHLYTLDGRTTIKDNQTKQLSLMSASDVPVDKHFIYYGAAEYYRTQYGVPMSNQKVGVYLELKNSKENRLGMPIPKGRVRVYKADTSGSQQLIGEDWVDHTPKDERIKIKMGDAFDVIGERTQKDWKRIASNLYEVEWEISLRNHKKEAVTVEVVEPMPGDWEVIRASHPHEKIQAFTARWKIPVPKEGETKLSYRIRVRF; from the coding sequence ATGACCAAGCGGCTGATTGCTCTGACTCTTGTGGTGGCGCTCTGGAGCGCCCAGCTTGTGGCGGCGGCGCCGCAGGCCATCACGCGCGACGACCAGAAGGACCTGATGGTCACCATCTACAACGGCAACCTCGGCCTCGTGAAGGACACCCGCGAGGTCCGTTTCGACGCCGGCATGCTCGAGGTCCAGTTCGCCGACGTCGCCGCGCAGATCGACCCGACATCGGTCCACCTCAAGTCGCTGACCGATCCGTCCGGGCTGAAGATCCTCGGGCAAAACTACGAGTACGACCTCCTGACCTCCGGCAAGCTCATGGAGAAGTACGTGGGCAAGAAGGTCCGCCTCTACCAGTCGAACGGCTCGTACCAGGAAGCGACGCTGCTGAGCACCAACGGGCCCGTCTACGAGATCAACGGGCAGATCCACATGAGCCACTACGGACAGGTCGTTCTGCCGGCGCTGCCCGAGAACCTGGTCTCGAAGCCGACGCTCGTCTGGCTCCTGCGCAACACCAAGGCGGCGGCCCAGCGCGTCGAGGCCTCCTATCTCACCGGGGGCATCAACTGGAAGGCCGACTACGTCATGGTCATCAACGCCGCCGACAACAAGAGCGACCTGACCGGCTGGGTCACGATCGACAACAAGAGCGGCGCGACCTATTCGAACGCCGCGCTCAAGCTGGTCGCGGGCGACATCAACCGCGCGAAGGACCGGCGCCAGGAAGGGCGCATGATGGACATGGCGGCCAAGGCGGCATCGTCGGTGGCGGCCGAGCGCGACTTCAAGTCCGAAGGTTTCTTCGAGTACCACCTGTACACCCTCGACGGCCGGACGACCATCAAGGACAACCAGACCAAGCAGCTCTCGCTGATGTCCGCTTCCGACGTGCCGGTGGACAAGCACTTCATCTACTACGGCGCCGCCGAGTACTACCGGACGCAATACGGCGTCCCCATGTCCAACCAGAAGGTCGGCGTCTACCTCGAGCTCAAGAACAGCAAGGAGAACCGGCTCGGCATGCCGATCCCCAAGGGTCGCGTGCGGGTCTACAAGGCCGATACCTCCGGCAGCCAGCAGCTGATCGGCGAGGACTGGGTCGACCACACGCCCAAGGACGAGAGGATCAAGATCAAGATGGGCGACGCCTTCGACGTGATCGGCGAGCGCACCCAGAAGGACTGGAAGCGGATCGCCTCGAACCTCTACGAGGTCGAGTGGGAGATCTCGCTGCGGAACCACAAGAAAGAGGCCGTGACCGTCGAGGTCGTCGAGCCCATGCCCGGAGACTGGGAGGTGATCCGCGCGAGCCACCCGCACGAGAAGATCCAGGCCTTCACGGCGCGGTGGAAGATCCCCGTGCCGAAGGAAGGCGAGACCAAGCTCAGCTACCGCATCCGCGTGCGCTTCTGA